CTTTTGGCATTCTTACATCAAGTTCTAAAACTCCGTTTTCACTTTTTACATGTCCGTTTCTGCCTCCTTTAGCAGTTACCTGAGTTGTATATAACGTTTTCATTTATTTTTCTATTTTGTTTAATATTTTTAGGACTGTGTCTTTAAGATGCAGCAGTTCTTCCGGTTGTATACCCAGTCTTTCCTGAATCTTTCCCGGAATTTCACATGCTCTTTGCTGAAGCTTTTTCCCAGCTTCATCTAAAAATACTTCAACCACTCTCTCGTCCTCTTTTTTTCTTTTTCTGATAATAAATCCTTTAGACTCCAGTCTTTTTAAAAGAGGTGTCAAAGTACCGCTGTCCAGAAACAGTTTTTCTCCGATATGGGTTACCGTAAGTCCGTCACCTTCCCATAGCACCATCATAACAAGGTACTGCGGATACGTTATGTCCAGTTCATCGAGGAAAGGACGGTAAAGTCCTGTAATCTCTTTGGCAATAACATACAGCGGGAAGCAAATCTGGTTTTCTAGTTTAGGTGTTTTCGGATTTTCCATAATTTTGAGTACGAAAGATTCGATGAAGGTATTACTTTTTTATAATAAATTCATCCATTGGAATTCTGACTTTTTTCATAGAAGAAAGCCAGTCATTAGCTTCGTCACGGTATCCAAGATATAAAAGACTAACACTTTTTAATCCTAGTTCTTTTAATCCCAGTACTTCATCCACTATCGCATTGCTGAATCCTTCTGCCGGAGTACTGTCGATTTTAAGTTCTGCTGCTTGTGCCAGGGCAATTCCTAAAGCAATATAAGTCTGGCGGGCAGTATGTGCAAAATGTTCCTCAGGAGTCTGTGCACCATATATTTCTTTGATTTTATCAGTATAGCTTCCGAAACGACCTCTTGGAAGGTCTCTTACATCGGTATGATAATCATAAACTTTGTCAATTTTTTCATTAGAATAGCTGTCCCATGCTGCAAATACCAAAACGTGAGAAGAATCTCTCATTACTTCAGGGTTTAAAGCACCTGCTACCATTTTTTCTTTCAGTTCCTGATTTTCTACCACGATGATTCGGAATGGTTGTAATCCGGATGAAGTAGGAGCCAGTCTTGCTGATTCTAAAATAGTATTAAGGTCTTCCTGTGAAATTTTTTTGTTCGGGTCATAAGCTTTTACAGCATGTCTCCAGTTTAGATTTTCTATTAATGACATTTTCTTTTTGTTTTTAAATTAAACTACTTGGCGGTTATTGAACTTCCTGATTTTTATATTGAAGTAAAACAACACTGCAAATGTACAAGCAATTTAATTGTGCGCAATTTAATTTTGAAAGATTTTATTTATGACGATTATTGATAAACTAAAACAGGTAAGAAAATAAGCAGATTACTTTTTATCCATTTACGCATGATTCGGATTTTTTAAGATCATTTCTATTCCAATCTTTGCAGGAGAATTTTAAACTAAAAACAATGCAGAAATTTAAAAACAAAACCGCTTTAATTACCGGGGGAACCAATGGAATGGGGCTGGCCACCGCTCAAAAATTTATCGAAGAAGGTGGTTCTGCTATTATCACAGGGAGAAGTGAAGAAACTGTGAATATTACCCTGGAAAAACTTGGAGAAAAGGCTTTTGGAATTGTTTCCAATGCCGGAAATATAAAAGATGTGATGAATCTTCAGCAGGAAGTCAGAAAATATACAGAACATATTGACCTTGTCTTTGCCAATGCTGGATATGGAAGGTTTGCTCCTATAGAATATGTGGATGAAAACCAGTTTGACGATCTTTTTAACCTGCTGGTAAAAGGTCCTTTTTTTACGGTGCAGCAGGTACTGCCATTAATGAAAAGCGGAAGTTCCGTTATTTTCAATACTTCTGTAGCAACAGATATTGCTATGCATAATTTTTCTGTGTATTCTGCAGCCAAATCAGCAGTGCAGTCTTTCATTAAAACGTTTGCGGTAGAGCTTACAGAACGTGGCATCCGTGTCAACGGAGTGAGTCCGGGACATATTAAAACCAATATTTTTAATAATACAGGATTAACCGGAGAACAGATTGAAAGTGCCATTGAGGGTATTATTCCTACAATCCCTTTTAAAAGACAGGGGAAACCATCAGAAATAGCCAATGTAGTTCTGTTTCTTGCTTCGGAAGAAGCCTCCTATATTCATGGAGCTGAAGTAAAAGTAGATGCCGGAATTTCTGTGATAAGATAGCTACAGACTATTTCAGAGAGCTTAAAGATTTTTCACCTCTTTAATTTCTTTGATGATATTGGTCTTATTTTCAATACCAATATTATAAGTCTTACTTTTTTTTAAGCTTTGAGTTGCCTTTTCTATAAGAGTTTTGTAATCCGGTGATTTTTTTGAAATATAAAATACCTGAGCACTTATTCCAATGGCAACACGTACCATTTCATTTGGCTTGTCCGGATCTTCAGTGATATTTGAAATAGTGGCATTATTATACCAGGTTAAATTCTGCGAACTGGAACTACCGGAACAGGATGTAATCATAATAAAAAGTAATAATAGATATGACCAGGCTTTCATAAGGAAAAGTATTTAGTAAAAAGCTCCTGCAATGTATCAAAATAAATGCAGGAGCTCTATATAAATTAGTTAAAATCCACAACTTGCTACACTAGGAGCAGGCGAAGGAGAACATCCTGAAAGGGATGAGAATATGTTTAATACACAATTGGTATTTACGTAGTTGTTATCATACAGTAAAGAACCTGATGGGCTTCTGTAGTAAACGTTTCCTGCTGTATTGGCAAAAGAAGATACAGACGCAGATCCACAGCTTGTGTTTGTACATGCAGCTCTCCATGCCGTATCAGTTACTGGCCCGCTGGAGAATAATGATGGATCAATGATTCTTTTCTCAACGATTCCGGAAGCATTTTTAAAGCTTACCAATATCGCTACGTGGTATACCCATGATACGCAGCATGTTCCTGTAGAAGCTCTCAGGTTACCGTAAACAAACTGTTTTTCACAATCATATCCTGCATTCAATAGAATTTGTCTCATTTTGTGAGCTCTTGCGTAGCAGCCATCCACAGGATATCTGAAAGTGATGCACGGGGAAGAAGCTGTAGAAGTTCCGCAAGCCTGGTTTTTAATTTGAGCAAACAGACTGTTTAATGTGGCAAGATTAGGAATTACACTGACTGCCTTATTACTTTCACCTCTTTCTTCTTTGTTGAATACAGATTTGAAATAACGGATGTCATCAGCTGTTGCTTTGTCTACTTTAGCAATTTCACTGGTATTGGCTTTAAGGAAAATATGAACTGGAGTTTCGTTTTCAACAGCCTGTCTGATCATGGAAATATAACCTGCATTTTCTTTACTGTCCTTCATATAGTAAGGTTGGGCAGTAACCATAAATGAGATTTTAAATTTTCCATCTTCTTTTTCAATCCCTACCGGAACAGTTTTGCCGAAATCTTTCATTGCAATTTCGTTTGACTCTTTGGCAACAAGATTCGGATCCTGGTTGGCATTGGAATCTGAACAGGCATTGAATGACATTACTGTCACGAATACCATCATGGATAACAGAAATTTTTTCATAGTTTTTATATTTTGGTGGTTAAATTTCAGTGAACAGTTTAATTATAATAGTTCACTATTTTGTGATATTAAAAATAATAAAAATTAAAATATATGCAACAGTTTTTTTAAAAAAAACACATTATTATGATATATTTTTGATTTTATGATATTGAAAAGGGCGAAAAACCTAATGATTTTGATAGTAAACTCAGAAAAATTAAAAACAAATAAATTTATCTTTTTTCGGTCCGGATTCCTAAGCAATGTAAGGATGGCAATATTATATTTAAACTAAAAACCCAGTTTCAACTGTTGAAACTGGGTTTAATATATCTTAAGCTGTCTTGACTATTTATAGATCAATTCTGCCTGGAAAACGTCTGCAAAATGTTTTCTGATCTTTGCTTTCAGTTCTTCCACTTCTTCAGAGGTTAGCTCTCTTTCAAGTTCTCTTTTCAGAGAGGTCACCTGCTTATCTTTGATCCCACATGGAATAATGTATTCAAAATAACGCATATCCGTATTTACATTCAATGCAAAACCATGAAGGGTAACCCACCGTGAAGCTTTCACACCCATAGCACACATTTTTCTGGCGTAAGGTTTTCCAACATCCAGCCATACTCCTGTTTCCCCCGGAGAGCGTTCTCCTTTAATGCCATATTCGGCAATGGTTCTGATGATCACTTCTTCCAGATTTCTCATATATAAATGAATATCTGTAAAAAAGTTTTCTAAATCCAGGATAGGATAGCCCACAACCTGTCCGTAACCGTGATAAGTAATATCTCCGCCACGGTTTACCTTTACGAAAGTGGCATCAATTTCTTTCAGTTTATCAATGCCGGCAAGCATATTTTCTTCATGTCCGCTTTTTCCTAAAGTATACACGTGAGGATGCTCTACAAAAAGAAGGTGGTTGGGAGTTGTACTATGTTGTTCTGCAGGAAGATCTCTGTTTTTTATCTTGGTATCAATGATGTTTTTCATCAGCTGCTCCTGATAATCCCAGGCTGACTGATATTCTCTGACCCCTAAATCTTCAAATTCTACTGATTTATTTTGATTTGTATTCATTTCAATTTTTGATATACAAATTTAGTGAATTTTAGGCTTTGATGGAATGGATAAAATCTATAGCACTTTTCTTCCAGTCTTTATCCTGAAGCAATATGTTCACAAAGGCTGTTCCTATGATACCACCATCCGCTTTTTCCGTTACATTTTCAAAATCCTCTTTCGATTTAATTCCGAATCCGATCATCACAGGATTTTTAAGCGGGAGAGATGCTACCCTGGAAAGGTAGTACTCATTTTTTAAAACCGCATTTTCATTCCCCGTTGTAGAGGAAGAGCTTACTGCATACAGAAAACCTGAACTTAAAGAGTCCAGATACACCATCCTTTCATCAGAAGTTTCAGGAGTTACCAGAAATGTGAAATTAAGATGATACTGCTTTAAGATAGATTGATAATTTTTCTCAAACTCAATTGGAGGAAGGTCTGGAAGAATCAATCCTGAAACACCGCTTTCAGAACATGCTGCACAGAATTTTTCAAACCCAAAACTCAATACAGGGTTGATATAGCCCATCAGAATAACCGGAATTCTGATCTCATTTTTGATGGCTTTTAATTGGGATAACAGTTTTTCAATGGTCATTCCATTTTGTAATGCCAGTTCGTGAGCTTTTTGAATTACTGGTCCGTCTGCTACGGGATCAGAATAAGGCATTCCGATTTCGATCATATCTGCTCCGGAATCCTGGATCAGTCGTATAATCTCAGCGGTATCTTCCAATTGCGGAATCCCTGCTGTGAAATATATATTTAGTTTTTTCATTTTTTTATTGTATTGATGATAAGATTTCATATGTTAAAGTCATTTTACATAAATACTTTTTACATTTTACAAATTCTTCAGATACGTTTCCATATCCTTATCTCCACGGCCGCTCAGGCAAATAACAATAACATCATTTTCTCCAAATTTCTTCTTGTCCAAAACCGCCAGAGCGTGAGAACTTTCCAATGCCGGAATAATGCCTTCCAGTTTGGTCAGTTCAAAAGCACATTTTAAGGCTTCATCATCATTAATGCTAAAGAATTCTGCCCTTTGTTCTTTAAATAAATGGGCATGAAAAGGCCCAATTCCCGGATAATCCAGTCCTGCAGAGATAGAGTG
The window above is part of the Chryseobacterium sp. MA9 genome. Proteins encoded here:
- a CDS encoding MarR family winged helix-turn-helix transcriptional regulator, whose translation is MENPKTPKLENQICFPLYVIAKEITGLYRPFLDELDITYPQYLVMMVLWEGDGLTVTHIGEKLFLDSGTLTPLLKRLESKGFIIRKRKKEDERVVEVFLDEAGKKLQQRACEIPGKIQERLGIQPEELLHLKDTVLKILNKIEK
- a CDS encoding NAD(P)H-dependent oxidoreductase — translated: MSLIENLNWRHAVKAYDPNKKISQEDLNTILESARLAPTSSGLQPFRIIVVENQELKEKMVAGALNPEVMRDSSHVLVFAAWDSYSNEKIDKVYDYHTDVRDLPRGRFGSYTDKIKEIYGAQTPEEHFAHTARQTYIALGIALAQAAELKIDSTPAEGFSNAIVDEVLGLKELGLKSVSLLYLGYRDEANDWLSSMKKVRIPMDEFIIKK
- a CDS encoding SDR family oxidoreductase — its product is MQKFKNKTALITGGTNGMGLATAQKFIEEGGSAIITGRSEETVNITLEKLGEKAFGIVSNAGNIKDVMNLQQEVRKYTEHIDLVFANAGYGRFAPIEYVDENQFDDLFNLLVKGPFFTVQQVLPLMKSGSSVIFNTSVATDIAMHNFSVYSAAKSAVQSFIKTFAVELTERGIRVNGVSPGHIKTNIFNNTGLTGEQIESAIEGIIPTIPFKRQGKPSEIANVVLFLASEEASYIHGAEVKVDAGISVIR
- a CDS encoding protein-glutamine glutaminase; translation: MKKFLLSMMVFVTVMSFNACSDSNANQDPNLVAKESNEIAMKDFGKTVPVGIEKEDGKFKISFMVTAQPYYMKDSKENAGYISMIRQAVENETPVHIFLKANTSEIAKVDKATADDIRYFKSVFNKEERGESNKAVSVIPNLATLNSLFAQIKNQACGTSTASSPCITFRYPVDGCYARAHKMRQILLNAGYDCEKQFVYGNLRASTGTCCVSWVYHVAILVSFKNASGIVEKRIIDPSLFSSGPVTDTAWRAACTNTSCGSASVSSFANTAGNVYYRSPSGSLLYDNNYVNTNCVLNIFSSLSGCSPSPAPSVASCGF
- the lipB gene encoding lipoyl(octanoyl) transferase LipB, whose protein sequence is MNTNQNKSVEFEDLGVREYQSAWDYQEQLMKNIIDTKIKNRDLPAEQHSTTPNHLLFVEHPHVYTLGKSGHEENMLAGIDKLKEIDATFVKVNRGGDITYHGYGQVVGYPILDLENFFTDIHLYMRNLEEVIIRTIAEYGIKGERSPGETGVWLDVGKPYARKMCAMGVKASRWVTLHGFALNVNTDMRYFEYIIPCGIKDKQVTSLKRELERELTSEEVEELKAKIRKHFADVFQAELIYK
- the trpA gene encoding tryptophan synthase subunit alpha, with product MKKLNIYFTAGIPQLEDTAEIIRLIQDSGADMIEIGMPYSDPVADGPVIQKAHELALQNGMTIEKLLSQLKAIKNEIRIPVILMGYINPVLSFGFEKFCAACSESGVSGLILPDLPPIEFEKNYQSILKQYHLNFTFLVTPETSDERMVYLDSLSSGFLYAVSSSSTTGNENAVLKNEYYLSRVASLPLKNPVMIGFGIKSKEDFENVTEKADGGIIGTAFVNILLQDKDWKKSAIDFIHSIKA